actaaagttgtccacaaaagtcttcgacaaaagtcttcgacaaaagttgtcgacaaaagtcgtcgacaaaagtcgttgttTAAAGtggtcgactaaagtcgtcgacaaaagtcgttgacaaaagtcgttgacaaaagtcgtcgacaaaagttgtcgacaaaagtcgtcgacaaaagttgtcgacaaaagtcgtcgacaaaagtcgtcgacaaaagtcgttgttTAAAGtggtcgactaaagtcgtcgacaaaagtcgttgacaaaagtcgttgacaaaagtcgttaacaaaagtcgtcgacaaaagtcgttgttTAAAGtggtcgactaaagtcgtcgacaaaagtcgttgacaaaagtcgttgacaaaagtcgtcgactaaagtcgtcgactaaagttgtccacaaaagtcttcgacaaaagtcttcgacaaaagtcttcgacaaaagtcgtcgacaaaagtcggcgactaaagtcttcgacaaaagtcttcgacaaaagtcttcgacaaaagtcttcgacaaaagtcgtcgacaaaagtcgtcgacaaaagtcgtcgacaaaagtcgtcgacaaaagtcgtcgacaaaagtcgtcgacaaaagtcgtcgacaaaagtcgtcgacaaaagtcgtcgactaaagtcgtctacaaaagtcgtcgacaaaagtcgtcgactaaattcgtcgaaaaaagtcttcgacaaaagtcgtcgacaaaagtcggcgactaaagtcttcgacaaaagtcttcgacaaaagtcttcgacaaaagtcttcgacaaaagtcttcgacaaaagtcttcgacaaaagtcttcgacaaaagtcttcgacaaaagtcttcgacaaaagtcttcgacaaaagtcttcgacaaaagtcttcgacagaAGTCTTCGACagaagtcttcgacaaaagtcttcgacaaaagtcttcgacaaaagtcttcgacaaaagtcgtcgacaaaagtcttcgacaaaagtcttcgacaaaagtcttcgacaaaagtcttcgacaaaagtcgtcgacaaaagtcgtcgacaaaagtcgtcgacaaaagtcgtcgacaaaagtcgtcgacaaaagtcgtcgacaaaagtcgtcgacaaaagtcgtcgacaaaagtcgtcgacaaaagtcttcgacaaaagtcttcgacaaaagtcttcgacaaaagtcttcgacaaaagtcttcgacaaaagtcttcgacaaaagtcttcgacaaaagtcttcgacaaaagtcttcgacaaaagtcttcgacaaaagtcttcgacaaaagtcgtcgacaaaagtcgtcgactaaggtcgtctacaaaagtcgtcgacaaaagtcgtcgacaaaagtcgtcgacaaaagtcgtcgacttaagtcgtcgactaaagtcttcgactaaagtcttcgacaaaagtcttcgacaaaagtcttcaacacaagtcttcgacaaaagtcgtcgacataAGTCGTCGACataagtcttcgacaaaagtcgtcgacaaaagtcgtcgacataagtcgtcgacaaaagtcgtcgactaaagtcgtcgactaaagtcgtcgacaaaagtcgtcgacaaaagtcgtcgacaaaagtcgtcgacaaaagtcgtcgacaaaagtcgtagacaaaagtcgtcgacaaaagtcgtcgacaaaagtcttcgacaaaagtcgtcgacaaaagtcgtcgacaaaagtcgtcgacaaaagtcgtcgacaaaagtcgtcgacaaaagtcggcgactaaagtcttcgacaaaagtcttcgacaaaagtcttcgacaaaagtcttcgacaaaagtcgtcgacaaaagtcgtcgacaaaagtcgtcgacaaaagtcgtcgacaaaagtcgtcgacaaaagtcgtcgactaaagtcgtcgacaaaagtcgtcgacaaaagtcgtcgacaaaagtcgtcgacaaaagtcttcgacaaaagtcttcgacaaaagtcttggACAAAAGTCTtggacaaaagtcttcgacaaaagtcatcgacaaaagtcttcgacaaaagtcttcgacaaaagtcttcgacaaaagtcttcgacaaaagtcgtcgacaaaagtcggcgactaaagtcttcgacaaaagtcttcgacaaaagtcgtcgacaaaagtcgtcgacaaaagtcgtcgactaaagtcgtcgactaaagtcgtcgacaaaagtcgtcgactaaagtcgtcgacaaaagtcgtcgacaaaagtcgtcgactaaagtcgtcgacaaaagtcgtcgactaaagtcgtcgacaaaagtcgtcgacaaaagtcgtcgacaaaattcgtcgacaaaagtcgtcgacaaaagtcgtcgacaaaagtcgtcgacaaaagtcgtcgacaaaagtcgttgacaaaagtcgtcgacttaagtcgtcgacaaaagttgtcgactaaagtcgtcgacaaaagtcgtcgacaaaagtcgttgactaaagtcttcgacaaaagtcttcgacaaaagtcgtcgacaaatgtcgtcgacaaaagtcgtcgacaaaagtcgtcgacaaaagtcgtcgactacagtcgtcgacaaaagtcgtcgactacagtcgtcgacaaaagtcgtcgacaaaagtcgtcgacaaaagtcgtcgacaaaagtcgtcgactaaagtcgtcgaaaaaagtcttcgacaaaagtcgtcgacaaaagtcttcgacaaaagtcgtcgacaaaagtcgtcgacaaaagtcgtcgacaaaagtcattGACttttttgtcgaagactttagtcgccgacttttttcgacgacttttgtcgaagactttattcgaagacttttgtcgacgacttttgtcgacgacttttgtcgacgacttttgtcgacgacttttgtcgacgacttttgtcgacgacttttgtcgacgactgtagtcgacgacttttgtcgacgacttttgtctaaGACTTTTGTCTAAGACTTTattcgccgacttttgtcgacgactttagtcgacgactttagtcgacgactttagtcgacgacttttgtcgacgactttagtcgacaacttttgtcgacgacttttgtcgacgactgtagtcgacgacttttgtcgacgacttttgtctaaGACTTTattcgccgacttttgtcgacgactgtagtcgacgacttttgtcgacgacttttgtctaaGACTTTattcgccgacttttgtcgacgactttagtcgacgacttttgtcgacgacttttttcgacgacttttgtcgacgacttttgtcgacgacttttgtgatGCTTTTTTTGTCTAGGCTGAGGTAGACTCGTGGGTGTCCAGGATCGATCCCAAAGAAAGCAGAGAAAAATTGGGTTAAAAGTCCAAAgctccaaaataaaaacaaccaatcttcaaaatattaatttttcttaacacTGACTTTAGTCGatgactttagtcgacgacttttgtcgacgacttttgtcgaccactttagtcgacgactttagtcgactactttagtcgacgactttagtcgaagacttttgtcgacgacttttgtcgacgacttttgtcgacgacttttgtcgacgacttttgtcgacgacttttgtcgacgacttttgtcgacgacttttgtcgacgacttttgtcgacgacttttgtcgacgacttttgtcgacgacttttgtcgacgacttttgtcgacgacttttgtcgacgacttttgtcgaagacttttgtcgacgacttttgtcgacgactttcgtcgttgacttttgtcgacgacttttttcgacgacttttgtcgacgacttttgtcgacgaattttgtcgacgacttttgtcgacgacttttgtcgacgacttttgtcgacgacttttgtcgaagacttttgtcgacgacttttgtcgacgactttcgtcgttgacttttgtcgacgacttttttcgacgacttttgtcgacgactcttgtcgacgacttttgtagacgacttttgttgacgacttttgtcgacgacttttgtcgacgacttttgtcgaagacttttgtggAAGACTTTTGTGGAAGACTTTTGtggaagacttttgtcgaagacttttgtcgaagacttttgtcgaagacttttgtcgaagacttttgtcgaagactttattCGATGACTTTAGtggaagacttttgtcgaagtcttttttcgacgacttttggcgacgacttttgtcgacgactttagtcgaagacttttgtcgccgacgacaaaagtcggcgactacaatcggcgacaaaagtcgaatttttttttgaaaaagttcaaaCTGCCTTTACAACGTACTGAACCCAAAATCACCTACTTTTTCCGTTATCAATGAACAGACTAAACAAAAACGTGCAATAAAATAATCGACCCCTAAAATAACAATATTCATTTTACGTAAGCATAatgcttttatttataaaaaactatacttgtttttacaaaaaaaaaggcgtGTCACAAAGGAATTTGAATTAGGTATAATGTCTAATCTGATAAAAGCATATGAGGTGAcaactttattaaaataaaaatattattgtccCATACTTGAATATATGCCCCCTTAAAGTCTTCCGGTTAGGGGTCGAAATCTctcattgttttgttttaatatgaCGTATTCATTCATCAGTATTTCGCGtttgcaaatgtttttttttgcatcatcAGTGGCGCGGCGTTTAGGGTTGTTGTGTTATGTATTTATGGAAAGTTTTATTGATCtcaatttaaacttattttaatcttttctatgattaggtatatttttagaacaaattccaaacttaaaacaaatgatggGGTGAGTATAAATATTAAGtcagtggaatttttttaaatcaaatcaaaaaaatgtgttcaatAGTAATAATCTTAGTAGTAATTGCAGTCCTCGGGTATGTTTATAAATTTAGATTTATTaaacttattatatttttattaataaattaaattatatttttaaatatagacATTTTCAAAGTGTAACTGGGGCTGAAAATTGTACAATTCATGCAAAAGGAAATTCGAAATTTCCTGATAATTTTAGTTTTGGTGTGGCAACGTCGGCTTATCAAATAGAAGGAGCTTGGAATGCTGATGGAAAGGGGCCATCAATTTGGGATGAATATACACACAAACATCCAGATAGAATTAAGGATAAATCAAATGGTGACATAGCAGCTGAATCGTATCATCATTTTGATTTGGATTTGAAGGCATTGAAGGACTTAAAGGTAAGTCCACCCACACACATTTTATTATATATCTAATAAGAGTgactattatttaaattttgggtggaagaatcctgaaattttcaaaaagttaggGACTCCGGACCTGTAGTATGGGAAAGTGGTTTCAGTTTTGATTATGtatgttccctcataacttTTAAGCAAGTAATCATAATTTGATATGTGAAATAGAGTTAAAAGCATCCTACTTTTATGTTGGTTATAGTATAGGATATTTAACGTTCTCTAATATGACGCCTTCTAGGCAAAAATCATCCAATATCCGACGTTAAGTTTTTTAAtcctatttttatttaaattattttgtagtTATAATTTGATAGAGTACTTGCGAATCACTGACATCTTTGCCTCCGTGGGTGTCAGAGAAAGCTTTACAGTCTATAACCAGTTTACATGGACAAGGGTTAAAAGGGTACATATTACATAAGGAGTAAAAAGGAGGTGGTTTGgtgtatttgaaatttattaacCATTACACTTTTGATGCTCtgatttattacaaaaaaattatttttatagtttaGAAACAATTGACATAAAAGCATCTTTTTAGAATTGTTTATAATAGTTTACTTTTTAATATTGGAAAGGTGAAGTAAGTTCAGTAAggtcatcttaaaaaaaattatatttttaattatttttttgtaccttgCTGGGAGGAATCTATACATATTTCATCGGTTTATTGATATATTgatggaaaaattatttttaaaaagtttcaaattttggTTCAATATGAGAAATTGTTTTTCCATCGTAAAATGCTCTGGTTAATTAAAGCCTACAAGCTGCTTTGTATTCTTTCATCAGTTATCTCTTGTAATTTTACTAAGATTTACCAAAGCAATtatgttgactttttttttttgtagaaccaCATTTTCGCCTCCTAGGGTTAAGTGCATTCACTTTTTTTGGAGCTTCATTTCAATCATTTAGACCCATTTGCCGAAACCAAACAAAAAgatttaagttctacattaaacttatgtgacagtttacgcagaggaaaaagaaGAGAATAAACTTTTATGTTACtcttaaattatttgtttcagCGAATGGATCTTAAAGaactaattttatgtttttttttttatattttttaattttcatatatgtatgtaccaaaatttgtataaaaaagtctacaaaatttttgtaaatttaattttaagaggAAATTACATGACAAGGTTCCTGCTTcctcttttttacttttgtttttgcaGACTACTGTTATCTTTAAACCATGATTATTCCATAGAGTTTGAATTGTAAATAGTGGATATAGCAACCTATATAACGACTTTTAAACcacactttttgaaaattatgcTAAAAACTTAGACCGCTTTGAACGAACAACTAAATAGTCCTTACAggcaaataacactggtcggcaaaaaacaaaaaatagtcgggagcaagaactgtGTAAGGTGATTAATAACTTGAGTGTGGTGAatttaaaactgtttacagatttatcccatcacgtctagtttttgagctctgctcatcaccGTTTTCCCTATAAAgttccaaaaactaattttgaaacgTTTTTGACGTTTGAtgtcaaatatatatattttccgtaatattttgctttaaTTATCCAAAACAAGATTCGAAAACtgtaatttacttcaaatctgcttcaaaaaaaaccataagttaccttaaccaccaagattttgagatatcatacatttctaaaaatatctgttagaaaaaaataaaaaaaaaatattaacattttagAGAAGATGAAATATGACGTTTACAGATTGCAtgagtagttttgcaaaaaaaaaatttaacggtgatgaaattcgaagccaaaagtaccaaaaaatcgcgtttttgacctgttaatattaaaatatttcgaaaatgtgacagtgaaattttgacttcagattcggaatcatcacacaaaaatcctttagaaaagtatggtttggttcaagctctattttcgttgccgaccagtgtaatcgtACAAAAATGCAATTGAACCTAAAAGCTTCATCTTTTTAGTACccaaactttttaaatataacgaTCATAATTTCTAAACtttgtttcataattttataaataaagtatCGTTAAAAGCATCTGTTTATTCGCTAGTTATAAAGCTATAAACTTAGTAGTTTTCAGATATGGAAGTCATTCTTTCAGCTTAAAACGGCTTGGATTTGTATTTTGTAAGCGCCTTAATACTCCTTCTACAAGTTCGACAACTAGGGATCAGAAGAGCGCTTGCGATAAATTGGCGGTAAAGGCTTGGTTTTTATAGAGCTAAGGCTGGTATTCCTCTAGCGCTCATAATTTGACAAAATCACAAGTTACGTTTTCGGAGTTTCGGTTGTGAAAAAAATGCCAGGCTAAGGCTGGttagtcgattttttttttgattttaaagggGTTTCACttttttctacacttttttttgtaagctgtacaaattttgttaaaaataaacacagacctttttttatgaaaattttttaaactctggTTACAACTTTTATAACTTTTGTACTTTAAGGTGGATCACTATCGCTTTTCCATCGCATGGACAAGAATCTTTCCAAATGGTTGTGTTTCATCAAGAAATCAAAAAGGAATTGATTACTACAACAGTGTGATAAATAAACTTCTCGAAAATGGTATTGAACCAATGGTTACCATGTATCATTGGGATTTACCAGCTGAATTACAAAAATTCGGTGGTTTTACAAATTCTTTGATAGTAGAACAATTTCTCATGTATGCTGATGAATTATTTGAAAGTTTTGGTGATAGGGTAAGTCACAAAAAACTTGctcttttttctatgaaaatctgattaaaaaaatttctatcgatAGGTAAAAACTTGGATAACATTCAATGAACCAAATCAAGTTTGTAAATTTGGTTATGGAACTGGAAGTGTTGCTCCAATGGTTGAATTGCCTGGAGTAGGTGATTATCTTTGTTATACCAATTTGTTAAAAGCACATGGCGCCACCTATCGTCTATATCGTTCGAAATTCTTTGAAAAGCAACAAGGAAAAATTGGAATAACACTTGATTCTATTTATggtgtttcaaaaaca
This DNA window, taken from Episyrphus balteatus chromosome 2, idEpiBalt1.1, whole genome shotgun sequence, encodes the following:
- the LOC129911616 gene encoding myrosinase 1-like; the protein is MCSIVIILVVIAVLGHFQSVTGAENCTIHAKGNSKFPDNFSFGVATSAYQIEGAWNADGKGPSIWDEYTHKHPDRIKDKSNGDIAAESYHHFDLDLKALKDLKVDHYRFSIAWTRIFPNGCVSSRNQKGIDYYNSVINKLLENGIEPMVTMYHWDLPAELQKFGGFTNSLIVEQFLMYADELFESFGDRVKTWITFNEPNQVCKFGYGTGSVAPMVELPGVGDYLCYTNLLKAHGATYRLYRSKFFEKQQGKIGITLDSIYGVSKTNNNVDVDRAMQYTLGLLAHPIFSKSGGFPPLLVKDVQKNSFAEGRKKSRLPNLDEYWKALIRGSADFLGINYYTSKYVKRSTDLMGESPSMARDYNVEETFDPKWLVAKSEWLHCYPEGLEGLLKFIRDEYDNVEVKITENGWSDEGELVDENRVLYFKSHIQAVLNAIHDGSNISSYSAWSLVDNFEWNKGYTEKFGLYSVNMKSHKKERIPKKSAHYYRKVIETRTIPNEDFV